A portion of the Collinsella aerofaciens genome contains these proteins:
- the rpsH gene encoding 30S ribosomal protein S8, which produces MNLTDPIADMLTRIRNANSVNKATVSMPSSKKLVEIARVLHEEGYIEGYDVEDTVPQKTLHITLKYGPKKAKVINGIRRISKPGLRKYTGVADMPRVRGGLGTAIISTSHGVMTDRDARKHNVGGEIIAYVW; this is translated from the coding sequence ATGAACCTTACAGACCCGATCGCAGATATGCTTACGCGCATCCGTAACGCTAACTCTGTGAACAAGGCCACGGTCTCCATGCCGAGCAGCAAGAAGCTCGTCGAGATCGCTCGTGTTCTGCACGAGGAGGGCTACATCGAGGGCTACGATGTCGAGGACACCGTTCCCCAGAAGACTCTGCACATCACGCTTAAGTATGGTCCCAAGAAGGCTAAGGTCATCAACGGCATCCGCCGCATTTCCAAGCCGGGCCTGCGTAAGTACACCGGCGTTGCCGACATGCCCCGCGTCCGCGGTGGCCTTGGTACCGCCATTATTTCCACCAGCCATGGCGTCATGACCGACCGCGATGCTCGCAAGCACAACGTCGGCGGCGAGATCATCGCTTACGTCTGGTAA
- a CDS encoding type Z 30S ribosomal protein S14: protein MAKTSMIVKCNRKQKFSTREYTRCQRCGRPHSVYRKFGLCRVCFRELALKGELPGVKKASW, encoded by the coding sequence GTGGCTAAGACATCGATGATCGTCAAGTGCAATCGCAAGCAGAAGTTCTCTACTCGTGAGTACACGCGCTGCCAGCGCTGCGGCCGTCCGCACTCTGTGTACCGCAAGTTCGGCCTGTGCCGTGTCTGCTTCCGCGAGCTTGCACTCAAGGGCGAGCTTCCCGGCGTTAAGAAGGCCAGCTGGTAA
- the rplE gene encoding 50S ribosomal protein L5, whose amino-acid sequence MAEEKYVPRLKTKYNNEVKQQLQDKFQYENVMMIPKFEKIVVNMGVGEAATDSKAIDGAVRDLRAITGQQPMITRARKSIATFRLRAGMPIGCKVTLRGDRMWEFFDRLTSVAIPRIRDFRGISAKSFDGRGNFSMGVTEQLIFPEIDFDSVDHQRGMDITFVTTANTDEEAKALLDAFGFPFKK is encoded by the coding sequence ATGGCAGAAGAGAAGTATGTGCCGCGTCTGAAGACCAAGTACAACAACGAGGTCAAGCAGCAGCTTCAGGACAAGTTCCAGTACGAGAACGTCATGATGATCCCTAAGTTTGAGAAGATCGTCGTGAACATGGGTGTCGGCGAGGCCGCTACCGATTCCAAGGCCATCGACGGTGCCGTGCGCGACCTGCGCGCCATCACCGGCCAGCAGCCGATGATCACCCGTGCCCGCAAGTCCATCGCTACCTTCCGCCTGCGCGCTGGTATGCCGATCGGCTGCAAGGTTACCCTGCGTGGCGACCGTATGTGGGAGTTCTTCGATCGTCTGACCTCCGTCGCGATCCCCCGTATCCGCGACTTCCGCGGTATCTCCGCCAAGAGCTTCGACGGCCGTGGTAACTTCTCCATGGGCGTCACCGAGCAGCTCATCTTCCCCGAGATCGACTTCGACTCCGTCGATCACCAGCGTGGTATGGACATCACTTTCGTGACCACCGCCAACACCGATGAGGAGGCCAAGGCCCTTCTGGACGCCTTCGGTTTCCCGTTCAAGAAATAG
- a CDS encoding XdhC family protein, translating to MEKLDVVNAALAALRAGETCELVVVAGTAGSSPRGVGAWMTVFADGSQAGTIGGGKIELFALDEARELLAGGKSRLVRYTMGGENSDTGMICGGAICLCYLHLDATKAPLFQEIANVLAYRRIGDFVIDFEPFIASALEGDVAECHGEASRHTIDGCPGLSLVEEGSKVTYTNAASEIPAAHIETLCPEGLTYIFGCGHVGAATARVLTAAGFAVVACDDRPGTLTPEWVPGVYDRRLVDYKNLSKQCPIGPRDLVVVATAGHKSDIDVVIQAMRAKPAYLGCLGSRRKTAFVRARLEQEGFTQEQIDELHLPIGVAIEAEDPEEIAISIAAEMIHLRRTKLVPRKR from the coding sequence ATGGAAAAGCTCGATGTGGTGAATGCGGCGCTTGCCGCCCTGCGTGCTGGCGAGACGTGCGAGCTGGTGGTAGTGGCCGGTACGGCGGGGTCGTCCCCGCGCGGTGTGGGCGCATGGATGACTGTCTTTGCCGATGGCAGCCAGGCGGGCACTATCGGCGGCGGCAAGATTGAGCTCTTTGCGCTGGATGAGGCGCGCGAGCTGCTGGCCGGGGGTAAATCGCGTCTGGTCCGCTACACCATGGGCGGCGAGAACTCCGATACCGGCATGATTTGCGGCGGAGCTATCTGCCTGTGCTATCTGCACCTGGACGCGACCAAGGCACCGTTGTTCCAGGAGATTGCCAATGTGCTGGCGTATCGACGCATCGGCGACTTCGTCATCGACTTTGAGCCGTTTATCGCGAGCGCGCTCGAGGGCGATGTGGCCGAGTGCCATGGCGAGGCATCGCGCCATACCATTGACGGCTGCCCCGGGCTTTCGCTGGTGGAGGAGGGGAGTAAGGTCACCTACACCAACGCGGCCTCCGAGATTCCCGCGGCGCACATCGAGACGCTCTGCCCCGAGGGCCTGACCTATATCTTTGGCTGCGGCCACGTGGGTGCTGCGACGGCGCGGGTGCTCACGGCGGCGGGCTTTGCCGTCGTGGCTTGCGACGACCGTCCCGGCACGCTGACCCCCGAATGGGTGCCCGGTGTCTACGACCGTCGTCTGGTCGACTACAAGAACCTGAGCAAGCAGTGCCCCATCGGCCCGCGCGACCTAGTGGTCGTCGCCACGGCGGGTCACAAGTCCGATATCGACGTGGTGATTCAGGCCATGCGCGCCAAGCCCGCCTATCTGGGCTGTTTGGGCTCGCGCCGCAAGACGGCCTTTGTGCGCGCCCGTCTGGAGCAGGAGGGCTTTACGCAGGAGCAAATCGACGAGCTGCACCTGCCGATCGGTGTCGCCATCGAGGCCGAGGACCCCGAGGAGATCGCCATCTCCATCGCTGCCGAGATGATTCACCTGCGCCGCACCAAGCTCGTCCCCCGCAAGCGCTAA
- the yqeB gene encoding selenium-dependent molybdenum cofactor biosynthesis protein YqeB, producing MLVYVRGAGDIATGVAARLVRAGVSVVMADIAVPTCIRRTICFCEAIRLGEVEVEGIRARLAQTPAEALEITEAGDVAVVVDPQAKMLDELKPAAVVDAILAKRNLGTTRDMAPAVIAVGPGFTAPVDCDAVVETMRGHFLGRVITQGSPQPNTGVPGIIAGYGKERVIHSPAAGVFRSDRAIGDIVSAGDVIGYAGDTPMCTQIDGCLRGLLANGVQVTEGFKCADVDPRGDASYINYISDKATSVGGGVLEALAMLTDVFRG from the coding sequence ATGCTCGTTTATGTTCGCGGCGCCGGCGATATCGCCACGGGCGTCGCCGCTCGCTTGGTGCGCGCCGGCGTTTCGGTCGTTATGGCCGATATCGCGGTTCCCACGTGCATCCGCCGCACGATCTGTTTTTGCGAGGCCATTCGCCTGGGCGAGGTCGAGGTCGAAGGCATTCGCGCTCGCTTGGCACAGACGCCGGCTGAGGCGCTTGAGATTACCGAGGCTGGAGACGTCGCCGTTGTGGTGGACCCTCAGGCCAAGATGCTCGATGAGCTTAAACCCGCGGCTGTGGTCGACGCGATTTTGGCTAAGCGCAACTTGGGCACCACGCGCGACATGGCGCCTGCCGTCATCGCTGTGGGGCCGGGCTTTACCGCGCCGGTTGACTGCGACGCCGTGGTCGAGACCATGCGCGGGCATTTTCTCGGCCGTGTCATTACCCAAGGTTCGCCCCAGCCCAACACGGGCGTGCCGGGCATTATCGCCGGCTATGGCAAGGAACGTGTTATCCACAGCCCCGCCGCCGGCGTGTTTCGGTCCGACCGCGCAATCGGCGACATCGTGAGCGCCGGAGACGTGATTGGCTACGCGGGCGATACGCCCATGTGCACGCAGATCGATGGCTGTCTGCGCGGGCTTTTGGCGAACGGTGTTCAGGTGACTGAGGGCTTTAAATGCGCCGATGTCGATCCGCGCGGCGACGCCAGCTATATCAACTATATTTCGGACAAGGCGACATCGGTCGGCGGCGGCGTGCTCGAGGCGCTTGCTATGCTCACCGATGTCTTTAGAGGATAG
- the yqeC gene encoding selenium cofactor biosynthesis protein YqeC, whose product METTSGNLASALKIEPGITAIIGSGGKSTLLKTLGLELMRGGGRALLCTTTHMFPVAGVPWDGSSRRLDAAPWKPGALHVPGCTCEVCAGMSRGSICQAGVLDPETGKLSSPAEPLDQLAQRFDYVLAEADGSKRLPLKAHAAWEPVIPAATANVVWVVGASGLGKPVAEIVHRPEIFCERCGCEPTDAATPERVAMVLNAELQMLNLNNARIMLNQVDTLADPTMADRFEAALGRSVVATSLKG is encoded by the coding sequence ATGGAAACGACGAGCGGAAACCTTGCCTCCGCGCTCAAGATCGAGCCGGGGATTACCGCGATTATCGGCAGCGGCGGCAAGTCGACCCTGCTGAAGACGCTGGGTCTCGAGCTCATGCGCGGCGGCGGCAGGGCGCTCCTCTGCACCACCACGCACATGTTTCCCGTCGCCGGCGTGCCGTGGGACGGGTCGAGCCGTCGCCTGGACGCCGCGCCTTGGAAGCCGGGGGCCCTGCATGTTCCCGGCTGTACCTGCGAGGTATGCGCTGGCATGAGCCGCGGAAGCATCTGCCAAGCGGGTGTCTTGGACCCGGAGACAGGCAAGCTCTCCTCCCCTGCCGAGCCGCTCGACCAGCTGGCGCAGCGCTTTGACTACGTCCTGGCCGAGGCAGATGGCAGCAAGCGACTCCCGCTCAAGGCGCATGCCGCCTGGGAGCCGGTAATTCCCGCCGCCACGGCAAACGTTGTCTGGGTCGTCGGCGCCTCGGGGCTGGGCAAGCCCGTCGCCGAGATTGTCCACCGCCCCGAGATCTTCTGCGAGCGCTGCGGCTGCGAGCCCACCGACGCTGCCACCCCAGAGCGCGTCGCCATGGTGCTCAATGCCGAGCTGCAGATGCTGAACCTCAACAATGCCCGCATCATGCTCAACCAAGTCGACACGCTTGCCGATCCAACGATGGCAGATCGCTTCGAGGCAGCCCTCGGCCGCTCCGTCGTCGCCACCAGCCTCAAGGGGTAG
- the hydA gene encoding dihydropyrimidinase, translating to MIIIKNGALVTPQGLRRADLAMDGDKIVRIAAAIEPAEGDTVEDAAGCWVFPGFIDGHTHMQCWTGMDWTADSFETGTRAAACGGTTTIVDYATADRGVTMPDALVEWHHRADGTCTANYAFHMALAEWNERNRADLSAMREAGVSSFKTYFAYDHLRLDDAETLEVLEELKRVGGILCVHCENGTLVNALQKRVFEQGIHGPEGHALSRPDVCEAEAVSRLLYLAHLAGDAPVNVVHLSTKLGLEAIRAAKARGQKNIYVETCPQYLMLDDTCYLEQGEDGFAGAKYVMSPPLRHAGDRAALREALVAGEIDTIATDHCSFNLHGQKDRGRDDFRAIPNGGPGVEHRPVAIATSFEGQLGPEDLCRLMSENPARVFGMYPRKGCLAEGADADVCVWDPCARWTISAATQHQAVDYTPLEGFEAHGRAKAVFVNGVLAARDGEPTGAQPGRYVPR from the coding sequence ATGATCATCATCAAAAACGGCGCACTCGTGACGCCCCAGGGGCTTCGCCGCGCCGATCTTGCCATGGATGGCGATAAGATCGTGCGGATTGCCGCGGCGATTGAGCCGGCCGAGGGCGATACCGTCGAGGATGCTGCGGGCTGCTGGGTGTTCCCGGGCTTTATCGATGGGCACACGCACATGCAGTGCTGGACCGGCATGGATTGGACAGCCGATAGCTTTGAGACCGGCACGCGCGCGGCTGCCTGCGGCGGCACGACGACCATTGTGGACTACGCGACGGCCGATCGCGGCGTGACCATGCCCGATGCCTTGGTCGAGTGGCATCATCGCGCCGACGGCACCTGCACCGCCAACTATGCCTTCCATATGGCGCTTGCCGAGTGGAATGAGCGCAACCGCGCCGATCTTTCGGCCATGCGCGAGGCGGGCGTGTCGTCGTTTAAGACCTACTTTGCCTACGACCATCTGCGCCTGGACGATGCCGAGACGCTCGAGGTGCTGGAGGAGCTCAAGCGCGTGGGCGGTATCCTGTGCGTGCATTGCGAGAACGGCACGTTGGTCAACGCGCTGCAGAAGCGCGTGTTTGAGCAGGGTATCCACGGGCCCGAGGGCCATGCGCTCAGCCGTCCGGACGTGTGCGAGGCCGAGGCCGTGAGCCGCCTGCTGTATCTGGCGCACTTGGCCGGGGACGCTCCGGTCAACGTGGTGCACCTTTCGACCAAGCTGGGGCTCGAGGCCATTCGCGCTGCCAAAGCGCGCGGGCAGAAGAACATCTATGTCGAGACATGCCCTCAGTATCTGATGCTCGACGACACCTGCTATCTGGAGCAGGGCGAGGACGGCTTTGCGGGCGCCAAGTACGTGATGAGCCCGCCGCTGCGCCATGCCGGTGACCGTGCCGCGCTGCGCGAGGCGCTTGTGGCTGGCGAGATCGATACTATTGCGACCGATCATTGCAGCTTTAACCTGCACGGGCAAAAGGACCGAGGACGCGATGATTTCCGCGCGATTCCCAACGGCGGGCCCGGCGTGGAGCATCGTCCCGTTGCGATTGCCACGAGCTTTGAGGGACAGCTGGGTCCCGAGGATCTGTGCCGCTTGATGAGCGAGAATCCGGCGCGCGTTTTTGGCATGTATCCGCGCAAGGGCTGTCTTGCCGAGGGCGCCGATGCCGACGTGTGCGTGTGGGATCCGTGCGCGCGTTGGACGATCAGCGCCGCGACGCAGCATCAGGCCGTGGACTACACGCCGCTCGAGGGCTTTGAGGCACATGGCCGCGCCAAGGCCGTGTTTGTGAACGGCGTGCTGGCGGCACGCGACGGCGAGCCCACCGGAGCCCAACCCGGCCGCTACGTGCCCCGCTAA
- a CDS encoding nucleotidyltransferase family protein gives MKLGCVIMASGEGKRFGSNKMLADIYGEPLIARTIDSVPWGFDVVVSTRWPGVAQICEDKHCPCVLHDGELRSESVRAGLSWGVERNWKGCLFLPGDQPLVSSDSFEAMVRAFDERSRKHPVRLACNGEPSSPVLFPAELFDALICLEGKDGGGSILKGRTDVVLVEARAYELWDVDTAKGQRRIAEHIAACSYFDRVAKCINQ, from the coding sequence ATGAAACTTGGATGCGTCATTATGGCTTCGGGCGAGGGCAAGCGGTTTGGCTCTAACAAGATGCTTGCCGATATCTATGGCGAGCCGCTGATTGCCCGGACCATCGATTCGGTTCCCTGGGGCTTTGACGTCGTGGTTTCGACGCGTTGGCCCGGGGTCGCTCAGATTTGCGAGGACAAGCATTGCCCGTGTGTGCTGCACGATGGCGAGCTGCGCAGCGAAAGCGTCCGTGCGGGCCTTTCGTGGGGAGTCGAACGCAACTGGAAAGGTTGCCTCTTTTTGCCGGGCGACCAGCCGCTCGTGAGTTCGGATTCTTTTGAGGCTATGGTTCGCGCGTTTGATGAGCGTAGCCGCAAGCATCCGGTGCGTCTTGCGTGCAACGGTGAGCCTTCAAGCCCGGTGCTCTTTCCGGCGGAACTGTTCGATGCACTCATATGTCTTGAGGGCAAGGACGGCGGCGGTTCGATTCTAAAGGGCCGTACCGACGTGGTGTTGGTCGAGGCGCGTGCCTACGAGCTGTGGGACGTCGATACCGCCAAGGGGCAGCGACGCATAGCGGAGCATATCGCCGCCTGCTCGTATTTTGATCGCGTGGCCAAGTGCATCAATCAATAA
- the ygeW gene encoding knotted carbamoyltransferase YgeW, with product MDAKFTELVEQLNGLDFKGMYGSDFLHTWDKTTDELKALYIVADALRELRENNVSSKIFDSGLAVSLFRDNSTRTRFSFSKAANLLGLELQDLDEKKSQIAHGETVRETATMISFMADVIGIRDDMYIGKGDAYMAEVSESVQQAYEDGVLDHRPTLISLQSDSDHPTQSSADMLYLINEFGGLENLKGKKVAVTWAYSPSYGKPLSCPQSLISLLPRFGMDVTLAHPEGYDLMPEVVERAKGYAAESGTTFKQVNTMAEAFEGADIVIPKSWAPFAAMEKRTNLYAEGDDAGIAALEKELLAQNATHQDWCSTTELMEKTANGQDTIFMHPLPADISGVSCEHGEVNADVFDMHRVGMYKEASYKPYAIAAMMFLQKVADPAATLKALDERNTARWFQA from the coding sequence ATGGACGCCAAGTTTACCGAGCTCGTCGAGCAGCTGAACGGCCTCGATTTTAAGGGCATGTACGGCAGCGACTTCCTGCACACCTGGGATAAGACCACCGATGAGCTCAAGGCGCTCTACATCGTCGCCGACGCCCTGCGCGAGCTACGCGAGAACAACGTTTCGTCCAAGATTTTCGATTCGGGTCTGGCCGTCTCCCTGTTCCGTGACAACTCCACCCGTACGCGCTTCTCCTTCTCTAAGGCAGCCAACCTGCTCGGTCTTGAGCTGCAGGACCTGGACGAGAAGAAGTCCCAGATCGCTCACGGCGAGACCGTCCGCGAGACCGCTACCATGATCTCCTTCATGGCCGACGTCATCGGCATCCGCGACGACATGTACATCGGCAAGGGCGACGCCTACATGGCCGAGGTCTCCGAGTCTGTTCAGCAGGCCTACGAGGACGGCGTTCTGGATCACCGTCCCACGCTCATCTCCCTGCAGTCCGACTCCGATCACCCCACGCAGTCCTCTGCCGACATGCTCTACCTCATCAACGAGTTTGGCGGTCTTGAGAACCTCAAGGGCAAGAAGGTTGCCGTTACCTGGGCCTACTCGCCCTCTTACGGCAAGCCGCTGTCCTGCCCGCAGTCGCTGATCAGCCTGCTGCCCCGCTTTGGCATGGACGTCACCCTGGCCCACCCCGAGGGCTACGACCTCATGCCCGAGGTCGTCGAGCGCGCCAAGGGCTACGCCGCCGAGTCCGGCACCACCTTTAAGCAGGTCAACACCATGGCCGAGGCCTTCGAGGGCGCCGACATCGTGATCCCCAAGAGCTGGGCTCCGTTTGCCGCCATGGAGAAGCGCACGAACCTGTACGCCGAGGGCGACGACGCCGGCATCGCTGCGCTCGAGAAGGAGCTGCTCGCTCAGAACGCCACCCATCAGGACTGGTGCTCCACGACCGAGCTTATGGAGAAGACTGCCAACGGCCAGGACACCATCTTTATGCACCCGCTGCCCGCCGACATCTCCGGTGTCTCCTGCGAGCACGGCGAGGTCAACGCCGACGTCTTCGACATGCACCGCGTGGGCATGTACAAGGAGGCCAGCTACAAGCCGTACGCCATCGCAGCCATGATGTTCCTGCAGAAGGTTGCCGATCCCGCCGCTACCCTCAAGGCCCTCGACGAGCGCAACACCGCCCGTTGGTTCCAGGCCTAA
- a CDS encoding YgeY family selenium metabolism-linked hydrolase, producing the protein MTKELDFDAIKAAAESHRADMTRFLRAMISHPSESCEEGEVVACIKAEMESLGYDEVKVDGLGNVMGFMGEGDKIIAIDSHIDTVGIGNIENWDADPYEGYETDEIIYGRGGSDQEGGMASATYAAKMMKDMGLIPEGYKIMVVGTVQEEDCDGMCWQYIYNKDGIKPEFVISTEPTDGGIYRGHRGRMEIRVDVHGTSCHGSAPDRGDNAIYKMADIIADVRALNNNGCDESTDIKGLVKMLDPKYNPEHFEDARFLGRGTCTVSQIFYTSPSRCAVADSCAISIDRRMTAGETWESCLDEIRNLPAAKKYGDDVKVSMYMYDRPSWTGEVYETEAYFPTWINKETAPHVKALVDAHKAMFGDERIGCEPSMDKRTGRPLCDKWTFSTNCVSIQGRYGIPCVGFGPGAESQAHAPNEVTYKDDLVTAAAMYVAALNLYDPSQADGDATVFRAGLTNNKID; encoded by the coding sequence ATGACTAAAGAACTCGATTTTGATGCCATTAAGGCTGCTGCGGAGTCCCACCGTGCTGATATGACTCGCTTCCTGCGCGCTATGATCTCCCACCCCTCTGAGTCCTGCGAAGAGGGTGAGGTTGTTGCCTGCATCAAGGCCGAGATGGAGAGCCTTGGCTATGACGAGGTCAAGGTCGACGGCCTGGGCAACGTCATGGGCTTTATGGGCGAGGGCGACAAGATCATCGCCATCGACTCCCACATCGACACCGTCGGCATCGGCAACATCGAGAACTGGGATGCCGATCCCTACGAGGGCTACGAGACCGACGAGATCATCTACGGCCGCGGCGGCTCCGACCAGGAGGGTGGCATGGCTTCTGCTACCTACGCTGCCAAGATGATGAAGGACATGGGCCTCATCCCCGAGGGCTACAAGATCATGGTCGTCGGCACCGTCCAGGAAGAGGACTGCGACGGCATGTGCTGGCAGTACATCTACAACAAGGACGGCATTAAGCCTGAGTTCGTCATTTCCACCGAGCCCACCGACGGCGGCATCTATCGCGGTCACCGCGGCCGCATGGAGATCCGCGTCGACGTTCACGGCACCTCCTGCCACGGCTCCGCTCCCGACCGCGGCGACAACGCCATCTACAAGATGGCCGACATCATCGCCGACGTCCGCGCCCTCAACAACAACGGCTGCGACGAGTCGACCGACATCAAGGGCCTCGTCAAGATGCTCGACCCCAAGTACAACCCCGAGCACTTCGAGGACGCCCGCTTCCTGGGCCGCGGCACCTGCACCGTCAGCCAGATCTTCTACACCAGCCCCAGCCGTTGCGCCGTGGCTGATTCCTGCGCCATCTCCATCGACCGCCGCATGACCGCCGGCGAGACCTGGGAGTCCTGCCTGGACGAGATCCGCAACCTGCCGGCCGCCAAGAAGTACGGCGACGACGTGAAGGTCTCCATGTACATGTACGACCGTCCGTCCTGGACCGGCGAGGTCTACGAGACCGAGGCTTACTTCCCCACGTGGATCAACAAGGAGACCGCTCCGCACGTCAAGGCCCTCGTCGACGCCCACAAGGCCATGTTTGGTGACGAGCGCATCGGCTGCGAGCCCAGCATGGACAAGCGCACCGGTCGTCCGCTGTGCGACAAGTGGACCTTCTCCACGAACTGCGTTTCCATCCAGGGCCGCTACGGCATCCCCTGCGTCGGCTTTGGCCCGGGTGCCGAGTCTCAGGCTCACGCTCCCAACGAGGTCACCTACAAGGACGACCTGGTCACCGCTGCCGCCATGTACGTGGCTGCCCTGAACCTCTACGATCCGAGCCAGGCCGATGGCGACGCCACCGTGTTCCGCGCCGGTCTGACCAACAACAAGATCGACTAG
- the dpaL gene encoding diaminopropionate ammonia-lyase has product MADKIQWAGNTMPKSDDKHLGIMSLDHVKKARAFHQSFPQYTVTPLARLDGQAARLGLSNLCVKDESYRFGLNAFKVLGGSFAMANYIADETGKDVAECTFDYLTSDQLAKDFGQATFFTATDGNHGRGVAWAANKLGQKAVVHMPKGSTKPRFDNIAAEGATVTIEEVNYDECVRMAAAEADACERGVIVQDTAWEGYEKIPSWIMEGYGTMASEAAEQLREMAINRPTHVFVQAGVGSLAGAVVGYFTNLYPDNPPTFVVVECAPAACLYKGAAAGDGDPRIVDGDMPSIMAGLCCGEPNILGWDILRNHTTAFVSCPDWVTARGMRTLGAPEKGDPRVISGESGAVTTGLVETLMLDPEYAELKELIGLDKTSSVLCFSTEGDTDPDQYRRIVWEGEYPTC; this is encoded by the coding sequence TGGGAATCATGAGTCTCGACCACGTGAAGAAGGCCCGCGCCTTCCACCAGTCGTTCCCCCAGTACACCGTCACTCCGCTTGCCCGCCTGGACGGCCAGGCCGCGCGCCTGGGCCTGTCCAACCTGTGCGTTAAGGACGAGAGCTATCGCTTTGGCCTCAACGCCTTTAAGGTCCTGGGCGGCTCGTTTGCCATGGCCAACTACATTGCCGACGAGACCGGCAAGGACGTTGCCGAGTGCACCTTCGATTACCTGACCTCCGATCAGCTTGCCAAGGACTTTGGCCAGGCCACCTTCTTTACCGCCACCGACGGCAACCATGGCCGCGGCGTGGCATGGGCTGCCAACAAGCTGGGCCAGAAGGCTGTCGTGCACATGCCCAAGGGTTCCACCAAGCCCCGCTTTGATAACATTGCCGCCGAGGGCGCCACGGTGACCATCGAAGAGGTCAACTACGACGAGTGCGTGCGCATGGCCGCCGCCGAGGCCGACGCCTGCGAGCGCGGCGTCATCGTTCAGGACACCGCCTGGGAGGGCTACGAGAAGATCCCGTCCTGGATCATGGAGGGTTACGGCACCATGGCTTCCGAGGCTGCCGAGCAGCTGCGCGAGATGGCCATCAACCGCCCGACGCACGTGTTTGTCCAGGCTGGCGTGGGTTCGCTCGCCGGCGCCGTGGTGGGCTACTTCACCAACCTGTATCCCGATAACCCGCCCACCTTCGTCGTGGTTGAGTGCGCGCCTGCCGCCTGTCTGTACAAGGGCGCTGCCGCCGGCGACGGCGATCCGCGCATCGTGGACGGCGACATGCCCTCCATCATGGCCGGTCTGTGCTGCGGCGAGCCCAACATTCTGGGCTGGGATATCCTGCGCAACCACACCACCGCCTTCGTGTCCTGCCCCGACTGGGTCACCGCTCGCGGCATGCGCACCCTGGGCGCTCCCGAGAAGGGCGACCCGCGCGTCATCTCCGGCGAGTCCGGCGCTGTGACCACCGGCCTGGTCGAGACCCTCATGCTCGATCCCGAGTACGCCGAGCTCAAGGAGCTCATCGGCCTGGATAAGACGAGCTCCGTACTCTGCTTCTCCACCGAGGGCGACACCGATCCGGATCAGTACCGTCGCATCGTCTGGGAGGGCGAGTATCCGACTTGCTAG